A window of Centroberyx gerrardi isolate f3 chromosome 19, fCenGer3.hap1.cur.20231027, whole genome shotgun sequence genomic DNA:
cagtAATGAGTCCAGTaccaatttaatatcttaaagaaaactaaatatctaggacttttcaatgcaatatggttttaataggataaaaacttggcaagagcatcatgagtttgatttctataatcagtttcaacttcaataaattcaatcattccatacaaattcagaaaacagaatttaaattcagtcgtccgctggaacaaatctcatcactttcaatctgagtcatttacacaaacacaagatctcaagtcaagactttagaaaccttttcaagtcatcaaagtacaagtcagagtcaagtcccaagtcaccagaacccaagtcaagtcaagtctcaagtcttctcttcatgcatcaagtcaagtcttaagcgattaaaattgtgactcgagtctgactctagtgtccccacctctgcttATATTGTCTGACTAATGATAAAATTGGCTAAGTCGTTCCTGTGTGTTGTAGCTGTTGTGGCGCCGGCGTGGCCGCAGACGCAGAGATCACCACCCAAATGATGTCATCCAACGTGGAGCTGCACATGCTCAACACCGGGCGGCCTCCGCTGGTCGCCATGGTAACCAGACAGCTGAAACAGATGCTCTTCAGGTGAGAGGCAGAGGTTTAGAGGCGTACAAATATCGGATAGATGACAGTAATTTGTTAGGCGAGTCAGTGAGGAAACCTGAACCTGTAATCCTGAGAGTTGGTGCCttaatctgagagagagagagagacagagagaaagagagagagaaagagagagagagaccctgaaGAGTGTTGTACTGATGTCTCCCCGGTCTCTCAGGTACCAGGGTCACATCGGTTCGTCTCTGATCATCGGAGGGGTCGATGTCACCGGACCTCATCTCTACAGCGTTTACCCACACGGCTCCTACGACAAACTGCCCTTCCTCACCAtgggtacgagtgtgtgtgtgtgtgtgtgtgtatgtgtatgtgtgtatgtgtgtggggatgAGGGTTGCGTATACATGTTTTGAGATTTTGAGAAAAGCCTATTCAATGAAGCTTGAGTGAGCTAAATCAAAATTCTCTACTGCTGTTTTAATTGTGGTTGCAGGTTCTGGAGCTGCGgctgctgtctctgtgtttgaagACAGATTCAAACCAAACATGGAGGTGAGACCGGCTGTCATTTGATGAACTAAGTGATGGCTAGAGGATAATAGATGTGATAATAGAGACTTTgctgttgtgtcacaaatctcccagcaaccacatctggtgccatcatggacgAACATtagagaattggctgtgcacaaataaagtctaaatctaTAACAaccagctagaaacagagagcagctgagtcagcttgttgtggtgtggctgtagatccattcagtaacgttctcagtaaaagtgaatagtgtgataaggtggatttggttactgtgacacagtaaactgtcttgtctttagccctagtctctactccaaaacactctgagttgtagcttgagaagagtcagctcagttaacctgaacaaactgttagctagctaactagccggcaaacacactgatgttaatgtgaacatgctaacgctagctgctactagatacgttagctagtgtgctaatcagatgtgttaacaacaagacagtgatggttagctgaccagatactatggttagctagctaacaagctgacattatctaaacactaaatcaatcagatggatcagtgatgaaaagatcagttcagtcagaaacagcacagaaagTAATCATTCGCAGCTACTTTTGTGAAGAGCTGttgacctccaatatggccgccagagggtgcattacatcacctgaaagccctatAGTGATGTtattcctcttctttcctctccctcctctcctgtctcttcctcaGTTGGAGGAGGCGAAGCAGCTCGTACGAGACGCCATCTCTGCGGGGATTTTCTGCGACCTGGGCTCCGGCAGCAACGTGGACCTGTGTGTCATCACCGCGGCCGGGGTGGACTACCTGCGAGGCTACGACAAGCCCacagagaagggaaagaggtgAGATAATCAGATTAGAATTGTGTTGAAttgatctctctcctcttctacgatggatttctctcctgtatgattgttgaacgtctcttggtgcaaaatggcggctctagaaagaagccctcgctctttgattctgagggactgacaccaaagcctgacgtttaccgctggtgttttacatcctgaaacattttctgatatcaaactctgttgtagctgctggaaatatctggaggtgacgtcacctcgtctacgattggccagttatccattaagaagaaaaatacaccaaatcatttttttttaacaaagtgttttggggtggatgtTTCCTTTAAATTGTCATTctgtggtcacaggaatattgtcaaaGCACTATGGCTCTGCTTCCTTGATattagttgcttgtaatgtgTAGGAATTGAATTTTAAG
This region includes:
- the psmb10 gene encoding proteasome subunit beta type-10; the encoded protein is MLNTVKPCQPQTGGFSFENTRRNTVLESNLSELGYKAPNARKTGTTIAGVMFKDGVILGADTRATDDMVVADKNCMKIHYIAPKIYCCGAGVAADAEITTQMMSSNVELHMLNTGRPPLVAMVTRQLKQMLFRYQGHIGSSLIIGGVDVTGPHLYSVYPHGSYDKLPFLTMGSGAAAAVSVFEDRFKPNMELEEAKQLVRDAISAGIFCDLGSGSNVDLCVITAAGVDYLRGYDKPTEKGKREGQYRYKPGTTAVLTKTVTPLTLDVVDESVQIMDTQ